From a region of the Brockia lithotrophica genome:
- a CDS encoding cytochrome ubiquinol oxidase subunit I gives MPNQLVVDLSRLQFGLTAAFHFIFVPLTIGLIILVAVMETLYRRTKDEMYREMADFWGKLYAINFVLGVVTGITMEFQFGTNWSEYSKFMGDIFGIPLAIEALLAFFLESTFFGIWFFGRERWPQLRALSAWMVALGTNLSALWIITANGFMQHPVGYKIVEIDGRKLIHLENFWEVFFNPNVWWMLVHTILASYIVGSFFVLGVSTYHFLKGVSGRKREFFERSFRLALTMAVLATLLTAVTGHFQGVNVARTQPATAAAFEGIWEGGKGVPFHLFSIPVPSQEKNILECCPIPYLGSLLYTNNPFGEVKGLKDFPAEDRPPVAVVTWTFRLMVGLGLYFLAVAVYAWWKYRKGGLEALERSPKLLKALLYTIPLPYIAAWLGWGAAEFGRQPWAVYGLMRTSEAVSPVSVGDVVFSLVGLTFFYGVLIVADIYLLSKFAKEGPHLEEAPGKGISGRPVEA, from the coding sequence ATGCCCAACCAACTCGTAGTGGACCTGAGCCGCCTGCAGTTTGGACTTACGGCGGCGTTCCACTTTATCTTCGTTCCCCTCACGATCGGCCTCATCATCCTCGTCGCGGTCATGGAGACGTTGTACCGGCGGACCAAGGACGAGATGTATCGCGAGATGGCCGATTTCTGGGGGAAGTTGTACGCGATCAACTTCGTGCTCGGCGTCGTCACCGGGATCACGATGGAGTTTCAGTTCGGTACGAACTGGTCGGAGTACTCCAAGTTCATGGGCGACATCTTCGGGATCCCGCTGGCGATCGAGGCACTCCTTGCGTTCTTCCTCGAATCGACCTTCTTTGGCATTTGGTTCTTCGGACGGGAGCGTTGGCCTCAGCTTCGGGCGCTTTCCGCCTGGATGGTCGCCCTAGGTACAAACCTTTCCGCCCTTTGGATCATCACGGCCAACGGCTTCATGCAGCATCCGGTAGGGTACAAGATCGTGGAAATTGACGGGCGTAAGCTCATCCACCTGGAGAACTTCTGGGAGGTCTTCTTCAACCCGAACGTCTGGTGGATGCTCGTCCACACGATTCTCGCGTCGTACATCGTCGGATCGTTCTTCGTCCTCGGTGTGAGTACCTACCACTTCTTGAAGGGCGTAAGCGGCCGGAAGCGCGAGTTTTTCGAGCGCTCCTTCCGCTTGGCGCTCACGATGGCCGTCCTCGCTACGCTTCTTACGGCCGTTACCGGGCACTTTCAGGGCGTGAACGTCGCCCGGACGCAGCCGGCTACGGCGGCCGCCTTTGAGGGGATCTGGGAAGGCGGCAAGGGAGTTCCCTTCCACCTCTTCAGCATTCCCGTTCCTTCCCAGGAAAAGAACATTCTCGAGTGCTGCCCGATTCCTTACCTCGGAAGCCTCCTCTACACGAACAACCCCTTTGGCGAAGTCAAGGGGCTCAAGGACTTCCCTGCGGAGGACCGGCCGCCGGTTGCCGTGGTCACCTGGACCTTCCGCCTCATGGTCGGCCTCGGGCTCTACTTCCTCGCCGTAGCCGTCTACGCTTGGTGGAAGTACCGTAAGGGCGGATTGGAGGCACTCGAGCGTTCGCCGAAGCTCCTTAAGGCCCTTCTCTACACGATCCCTCTTCCCTACATCGCTGCCTGGCTTGGGTGGGGAGCGGCAGAGTTCGGTCGTCAGCCGTGGGCGGTATACGGCCTCATGCGGACGAGCGAGGCCGTCTCTCCGGTGAGCGTCGGCGACGTGGTCTTCTCCCTCGTGGGGCTCACCTTCTTCTACGGCGTGCTCATCGTGGCGGACATCTACCTCCTCTCCAAGTTCGCGAAGGAAGGTCCGCACCTCGAAGAGGCTCCTGGCAAGGGCATCTCCGGCCGTCCGGTGGAAGCGTGA
- the gndA gene encoding NADP-dependent phosphogluconate dehydrogenase: MHDIGIYGLGVMGENLALRAHDVGLSVAVFNRTKDKAFALAARVGSPRFQAFADPASLVASLRRPRLLLLMVTAGPATDAAFEAVLPFLEEGDVLVDGGNAHYEDTLRREARAREARVAYIGMGISGGELGARTGPALMPGGDAEAYARIAPRLEALAARLPDGRPAVALVGKGAAGHYVKMVHNGIEYVFLQLLAEAYDALRNVYGYTSVELADAFARANQGPWESYLIGLVREILTVPDPETSQPLVEQILDVAEGKGTGLWTAEEALRLGTGGSTFGAAVHARNLSRERDLRLACAEACGEPWRRPEAVLAYETWRDALHAAVLVAYAEGFALLRRAPETYDFAVDLANVARVWQSGAIVRIRLLADLERHLRQTPEIPHPLLFPEIWQLVREREGALRNFAAWAVRTGLPAPAHLAALADLDGLRRRRLPANLIQAARDAFGAHTYRRIDREGNFHTSWPDPEGREIPRPQG, translated from the coding sequence ATGCACGACATCGGAATTTACGGACTCGGCGTCATGGGGGAAAACCTCGCCCTACGCGCCCACGACGTTGGCCTTTCCGTCGCCGTATTCAACCGCACGAAGGACAAGGCGTTTGCCCTTGCCGCCCGCGTGGGAAGCCCACGATTTCAAGCGTTTGCCGACCCCGCGTCCTTGGTCGCTTCCCTCCGGCGACCTCGCCTTCTCCTCCTCATGGTCACCGCAGGTCCGGCGACGGACGCGGCGTTCGAAGCGGTCCTCCCCTTTTTGGAGGAGGGGGACGTCTTGGTCGACGGAGGGAATGCCCACTACGAGGACACCTTGCGCCGAGAAGCACGGGCGCGAGAAGCCCGCGTCGCCTACATAGGAATGGGGATTTCTGGCGGAGAATTGGGGGCGCGTACGGGGCCGGCGCTCATGCCAGGCGGTGATGCGGAAGCGTATGCCCGGATCGCCCCTCGACTCGAAGCCCTCGCCGCCCGCTTACCCGACGGGAGGCCAGCCGTTGCCCTTGTAGGAAAAGGCGCCGCCGGACATTACGTGAAGATGGTGCACAACGGGATTGAGTACGTCTTTCTTCAGCTTCTCGCGGAGGCGTACGACGCCTTGCGAAACGTTTACGGCTACACGAGCGTCGAACTCGCCGACGCCTTTGCCCGGGCAAACCAAGGACCTTGGGAAAGCTACCTCATCGGCCTCGTCCGGGAAATCCTCACCGTTCCCGACCCCGAAACCTCCCAACCCCTCGTCGAGCAAATCCTCGACGTCGCCGAGGGAAAGGGAACGGGGCTATGGACGGCAGAAGAGGCCTTGAGGCTCGGAACGGGAGGGAGTACCTTCGGGGCGGCGGTGCATGCCCGCAACCTCTCGCGAGAACGGGACCTCCGTCTCGCCTGTGCAGAAGCGTGCGGCGAGCCTTGGCGTCGACCGGAAGCGGTTCTCGCGTACGAAACGTGGCGCGACGCCTTGCATGCAGCGGTACTCGTCGCCTACGCCGAAGGCTTTGCCCTCCTCCGGCGAGCCCCGGAAACCTACGACTTTGCCGTAGATTTGGCCAACGTAGCTCGGGTTTGGCAGAGCGGGGCCATCGTACGCATTCGCCTCCTCGCGGACCTCGAACGTCACCTGCGACAAACCCCCGAAATCCCCCATCCCCTTCTCTTTCCAGAGATCTGGCAACTCGTGCGGGAACGCGAGGGCGCCCTCAGGAATTTTGCCGCCTGGGCGGTTCGCACGGGGCTTCCCGCACCTGCGCACCTCGCCGCCCTTGCCGACCTCGACGGCTTGCGCAGGCGCCGGCTCCCTGCCAACCTCATTCAGGCAGCGCGGGACGCCTTCGGTGCCCATACGTACCGACGGATCGACCGCGAGGGAAACTTCCACACCTCTTGGCCCGACCCGGAAGGGCGCGAAATCCCCCGTCCGCAAGGCTAA
- the cydB gene encoding cytochrome d ubiquinol oxidase subunit II: protein MPEQALPVIWYVLWVVLWVVYFVLDSKTLGLGTLFPFLARNEREEAALQEAVGPFWDGDEVWLITAGGATFAAFPLTYAVMFSALYVPFFLLLFALFYRAVGLEFMSKVKDPGWHNAWRWAFTVASFLVILLLGVAFANLFYGLDFDASGNKTTLFTLLNPYGILGGLTFVTLALLSGTIWGAFKVSGELEKRLEGYAHTLWVVALALFSIYMVATANRASHLLANYNQVPVLYVIPALALLLLLLVKPLLSRGAQLGAWLATSGTIALLLVTGFVGLFPNMLYSRTAPEASITAYQAAASPLTQTVMLGVALALVPVVIGYQFWAYKKFSERKIDVEEAKGYGA, encoded by the coding sequence ATGCCCGAACAAGCACTCCCCGTGATCTGGTACGTCCTTTGGGTGGTCCTCTGGGTCGTGTACTTCGTCCTGGATTCCAAGACGCTTGGCCTGGGAACGCTCTTTCCCTTCCTTGCGCGGAACGAGCGCGAGGAAGCGGCCCTGCAGGAGGCCGTGGGCCCGTTTTGGGACGGCGACGAAGTGTGGCTCATCACGGCCGGCGGCGCGACCTTTGCCGCCTTTCCCCTCACGTACGCGGTGATGTTTAGCGCCCTGTACGTCCCCTTCTTCCTCCTCCTCTTCGCCCTCTTCTACCGCGCCGTAGGTCTCGAGTTCATGTCCAAGGTCAAGGATCCCGGGTGGCACAACGCCTGGCGCTGGGCGTTCACCGTGGCGAGCTTTCTCGTGATCCTCCTCTTGGGCGTGGCCTTTGCCAACCTCTTCTACGGCCTCGACTTTGACGCCTCGGGGAACAAGACGACGCTCTTTACGCTCCTCAACCCGTACGGAATTCTGGGCGGGCTCACGTTTGTGACCTTGGCCCTCCTCTCGGGAACGATCTGGGGGGCGTTTAAGGTTTCGGGTGAACTCGAAAAGCGCCTCGAAGGGTACGCCCACACGCTTTGGGTGGTCGCCCTCGCCCTCTTCTCCATCTACATGGTGGCGACGGCGAATCGGGCAAGCCACCTCCTCGCGAACTACAACCAAGTTCCCGTCCTCTACGTCATTCCCGCCCTTGCCCTCCTTCTCCTCCTCCTCGTCAAGCCGCTCCTCTCCCGCGGCGCCCAGCTCGGGGCCTGGCTCGCCACGTCGGGAACGATCGCCCTCCTTCTCGTGACGGGGTTCGTGGGGCTCTTCCCGAACATGCTCTACTCCCGCACGGCGCCCGAGGCGAGCATCACGGCCTATCAGGCGGCGGCGAGCCCGCTCACGCAGACCGTCATGCTCGGCGTAGCCCTCGCCCTCGTGCCGGTCGTGATCGGGTACCAGTTCTGGGCGTACAAGAAGTTTAGCGAACGCAAGATCGACGTGGAGGAAGCCAAGGGGTACGGCGCGTAA